In one Kitasatospora cineracea genomic region, the following are encoded:
- a CDS encoding RNA repair domain-containing protein produces the protein MRPIEQVCQRIRWDDRFDPARFTLGVRQRDDRIKRVPLETFTAAGDVPWHRVRQVEADGQVVWDRESGTDLLDTTTAGRRRRPRGLPAPFFTPSTPHAWHPDRGWRPAEAEPALPAGELKVVTWNTLWDRYDADRIHTARRRPLLLAELEAADADLIALQEVEPALVKLLLNQDWVRGQYTLGADPFGREIDGHGLLLLSRLPVLEAGRHALGPHKAVTAITVPTAAGPLTVAAVHLSSDHSADGPARRTAELAELAQGFAAVDGELLVLGDFNDSGREPCTALGLRDAWTEQYGPEDRTPTFDPAANPLAAVGSLTGRAGRLDRILLRPGRARTATAHLLGDRPDPTGLHPSDHYGLAAVVGLTDTPGVEALDAPPTVRTAVAWLPPAELLPAVQELRARSDPQYDRWPPHVNLLFGFVAEHHFDRALPLLAEAAAGTAPFTTTLSGVHTFTHRLTATLWLDPAVGAAAPWAALRHALARRFPRSTTHGEGYHPHLTLGLAHELHDTADAEAALGTSTATVGELVVLSRRGDGPMLPRATVALGTGGIRELPEPAAPVLRAEPPVDIGELTDRIAAALPGETHLVGSRRMGCQLPGADLDLVAVLPGAVQPALLEGKLAEALPEARNIREVHGARVPGLRLDVAGLAVDLVLAPAEDSALAYSAVTDADAVLAAVGPRHAAFAALTRRVKSWASARGLVSAPFGQLPSLAWTVLAARTVTGTGTEDPAELFHHFTETWAAHDWRRPVTLHGGPTTPQPDPVTVLTPTAPVRSCTTQVGPGTRDLLTEELYRAWELGPDHPELLAPPPLHRRHAAWLLLTPAPDRLGPTRGRLRTLLTALDPLAPTHHAWPHPLPGPTLAIGLGPTPPTPETLAPLLRHTLPDVPTRYVPGGDLGF, from the coding sequence ATGCGCCCGATCGAGCAGGTCTGCCAACGCATCCGCTGGGACGACCGGTTCGACCCGGCCCGGTTCACGCTCGGCGTCCGGCAGCGCGACGACCGGATCAAACGCGTCCCGCTGGAGACCTTCACCGCCGCCGGGGACGTGCCCTGGCACCGGGTCCGGCAGGTCGAGGCCGACGGGCAGGTGGTCTGGGACCGCGAGAGCGGCACCGACCTGCTCGACACCACCACCGCCGGACGGCGCAGGCGCCCGCGCGGCCTGCCCGCGCCGTTCTTCACCCCGAGCACCCCGCACGCCTGGCACCCCGACCGCGGCTGGCGGCCCGCCGAGGCCGAACCGGCGCTGCCCGCAGGAGAACTGAAGGTCGTCACCTGGAACACCCTGTGGGACCGCTACGACGCCGACCGGATCCACACCGCCCGCCGCCGCCCGCTGCTGCTCGCCGAACTCGAAGCCGCCGACGCCGACCTGATCGCCCTCCAGGAGGTCGAACCCGCCCTGGTCAAGCTCCTGTTGAACCAGGACTGGGTGCGCGGGCAGTACACCCTCGGCGCCGACCCGTTCGGTCGCGAGATCGACGGCCACGGGCTGCTGCTGCTCTCCCGGCTGCCCGTCCTGGAGGCCGGCCGGCACGCCCTGGGACCGCACAAGGCCGTCACCGCGATCACCGTGCCCACCGCCGCCGGGCCGCTCACCGTCGCCGCCGTCCACCTCAGCAGCGACCACTCGGCCGACGGACCGGCCCGCCGCACCGCCGAACTCGCCGAACTGGCCCAGGGGTTCGCGGCCGTCGACGGCGAACTCCTGGTCCTCGGCGACTTCAACGACAGCGGCCGGGAGCCGTGCACCGCACTCGGCCTGCGCGACGCCTGGACCGAGCAGTACGGCCCCGAGGACCGCACCCCCACCTTCGACCCGGCCGCCAACCCGCTCGCCGCCGTCGGCTCCCTCACCGGCCGGGCCGGCCGCCTCGACCGGATCCTGCTCCGCCCCGGCCGGGCCCGCACCGCCACCGCCCACCTGCTCGGCGACCGCCCCGACCCCACCGGCCTGCACCCCTCCGACCACTACGGCCTCGCCGCCGTCGTCGGCCTCACCGACACCCCCGGCGTCGAGGCGCTCGACGCCCCGCCGACCGTCCGGACCGCCGTCGCCTGGCTCCCGCCCGCCGAACTCCTGCCCGCCGTCCAGGAGTTGCGGGCCCGCAGCGACCCGCAGTACGACCGCTGGCCGCCCCACGTCAACCTGCTCTTCGGCTTCGTCGCCGAGCACCACTTCGACCGCGCCCTCCCGCTGCTCGCCGAAGCCGCCGCCGGGACCGCCCCGTTCACCACCACCCTGTCCGGCGTCCACACCTTCACCCACCGGCTCACCGCCACGCTCTGGCTCGACCCCGCCGTCGGCGCCGCCGCGCCCTGGGCCGCCCTCCGCCACGCCCTGGCCCGCCGCTTCCCCCGCTCCACCACCCACGGCGAGGGCTACCACCCGCACCTCACCCTCGGCCTCGCCCACGAACTCCACGACACCGCCGATGCCGAGGCCGCCCTCGGCACCAGCACCGCCACGGTCGGCGAACTCGTCGTGCTCTCCCGGCGCGGCGACGGGCCGATGCTGCCGCGCGCGACCGTCGCGCTCGGCACCGGCGGGATCCGCGAGCTGCCCGAGCCGGCCGCTCCCGTCCTTCGCGCCGAACCTCCCGTCGACATCGGCGAGTTGACCGACCGGATCGCCGCCGCCCTGCCCGGCGAGACCCACCTCGTCGGCTCCCGCCGGATGGGCTGCCAGCTGCCCGGCGCAGACCTCGACCTGGTCGCCGTCCTGCCCGGCGCCGTCCAACCGGCCCTGCTGGAGGGGAAGTTGGCCGAGGCGCTGCCCGAGGCCCGGAACATCCGGGAAGTCCACGGCGCCCGCGTCCCAGGCCTGCGACTCGACGTCGCCGGCCTCGCCGTCGACCTGGTGCTCGCCCCCGCCGAGGACTCCGCGCTCGCGTACAGCGCCGTCACCGACGCCGACGCCGTCCTGGCCGCCGTCGGCCCCCGCCACGCCGCCTTCGCCGCCCTCACCCGCCGGGTCAAGAGCTGGGCCTCCGCCCGCGGCCTGGTCTCCGCCCCCTTCGGCCAACTCCCCTCCCTCGCCTGGACGGTGCTCGCCGCCCGGACCGTCACCGGGACCGGCACCGAGGACCCCGCCGAGCTGTTCCACCACTTCACCGAGACCTGGGCCGCACACGACTGGCGCCGCCCCGTCACCCTGCACGGCGGCCCCACCACCCCGCAGCCCGACCCCGTCACCGTCCTCACCCCCACCGCCCCCGTCCGCAGCTGCACCACCCAGGTCGGCCCCGGCACCCGCGACCTGCTCACCGAAGAGCTCTACCGCGCCTGGGAACTCGGCCCCGACCACCCCGAACTCCTCGCCCCGCCCCCGCTGCACCGCCGCCACGCCGCCTGGCTCCTGCTCACCCCCGCCCCCGACCGCCTCGGCCCCACCCGCGGCCGCCTCCGCACCCTCCTCACCGCCCTCGACCCCCTCGCCCCCACCCACCACGCCTGGCCCCACCCCCTCCCCGGCCCCACCCTCGCCATCGGCCTCGGCCCCACCCCGCCCACCCCGGAAACCCTGGCCCCCCTCCTCCGCCACACCCTCCCGGACGTCCCCACCCGCTACGTCCCCGGCGGCGACCTCGGCTTCTGA
- a CDS encoding UbiX family flavin prenyltransferase yields MSPTRKPWIVGVSGASGTPYAAAVIRALLAAGEPVDLIVSRAARLTILDETGISFRDAHWRTDLAAWLDTPEADLHDVRHWPAGDFAAGPSSGSYPAKGMLVVPATTGAAAGIALGLSKDLLQRTASVTLKERRPLVLCLRETPLTGTTLRHLVALDEQGAVVLPASPGFYAGGSTARELVDFVAGRVLDAVAVPHGLYRRWSGTLGEAASTPARSPETGPRRGA; encoded by the coding sequence ATGAGCCCCACCCGCAAGCCCTGGATCGTCGGCGTCTCCGGCGCCAGCGGCACCCCCTACGCCGCCGCGGTGATCCGCGCGCTGCTGGCCGCCGGCGAGCCCGTCGACCTGATCGTCAGCCGGGCGGCACGCCTGACCATCCTGGACGAGACCGGCATCTCCTTCCGCGACGCGCACTGGCGCACCGACCTCGCCGCCTGGCTGGACACCCCGGAGGCGGACCTGCACGACGTCCGCCACTGGCCCGCCGGGGACTTCGCCGCGGGCCCGTCCTCCGGCTCGTACCCGGCGAAGGGCATGCTGGTCGTCCCGGCGACCACCGGCGCCGCGGCCGGCATCGCGCTGGGCCTGTCCAAGGACCTGCTCCAGCGCACCGCCTCGGTCACCCTCAAGGAGCGCCGCCCGCTGGTCCTGTGCCTGCGCGAGACCCCGCTGACCGGCACCACGCTGCGCCACCTGGTGGCCCTGGACGAGCAGGGCGCGGTGGTCCTCCCGGCGTCCCCCGGCTTCTACGCGGGCGGCTCGACCGCCCGCGAACTGGTCGACTTCGTGGCCGGCCGGGTGCTGGACGCCGTCGCCGTCCCGCACGGGCTCTACCGCCGCTGGTCGGGCACCCTCGGCGAGGCCGCGAGCACCCCCGCGCGAAGTCCGGAAACCGGGCCGCGCCGGGGCGCGTGA
- the mqnE gene encoding aminofutalosine synthase MqnE yields MDAGLKRELEAKVYAGERLTREDGIALYASDDLAWLGGLAHHVRTRKNGDVVHFNVNRHLNMTNVCSASCAYCSFQRKPGEKDAYTMRIEEAVRLAKAMESESLTELHIVNGLHPTLPWRYYPRSLKELKAALPNVSLKAFTATEIHWFERISGLSASEILDELIEAGLESLTGGGAEIFDWEVRQHIVDHETHWEDWSRIHRLAHEKGLKTPATMLYGHIEEPRHRVDHVLRLRELQDETGGFQVFIPLRYQHDFHDSKDGKVRNRLMDRTEMATGAEALKTFAVSRLLFDNVPHVKVFWVMHGVTTAQLALSHGADDMDGSVVEYKITHDADNFGTPNKLGRDDLLQLIRDAGFRPVERNTRYEIIREYDGPDLLRRETPQAMRL; encoded by the coding sequence ATGGACGCAGGGCTCAAGCGCGAGCTGGAGGCGAAGGTCTACGCCGGTGAGCGGCTGACCCGCGAGGACGGGATCGCGCTCTACGCGAGCGACGACCTGGCCTGGCTGGGCGGGCTGGCGCACCACGTGCGGACGCGGAAGAACGGCGACGTCGTCCACTTCAACGTCAACCGCCACCTGAACATGACCAACGTGTGCAGCGCCTCCTGCGCGTACTGCTCGTTCCAGCGCAAGCCGGGCGAGAAGGACGCGTACACGATGCGGATCGAGGAGGCCGTCCGGCTCGCCAAGGCGATGGAGTCGGAGTCGCTGACCGAGCTGCACATCGTCAACGGCCTGCACCCGACCCTGCCGTGGCGCTACTACCCGCGCTCGCTGAAGGAGCTGAAGGCCGCGCTGCCGAACGTCTCGCTGAAGGCGTTCACCGCGACCGAGATCCACTGGTTCGAGCGGATCAGCGGCCTGAGCGCGAGCGAGATCCTGGACGAGCTGATCGAGGCCGGCCTGGAGTCGCTGACCGGCGGCGGCGCGGAGATCTTCGACTGGGAGGTCCGCCAGCACATCGTCGACCACGAGACCCACTGGGAGGACTGGTCGCGGATCCACCGCCTGGCGCACGAGAAGGGCCTCAAGACCCCGGCCACCATGCTGTACGGCCACATCGAGGAGCCCCGCCACCGGGTCGACCACGTGCTGCGGCTGCGCGAACTGCAGGACGAGACCGGCGGCTTCCAGGTCTTCATCCCGCTGCGCTACCAGCACGACTTCCACGACTCCAAGGACGGCAAGGTCCGCAACCGCCTGATGGACCGCACCGAGATGGCCACCGGCGCCGAGGCGCTGAAGACCTTCGCGGTGTCCCGCCTGCTGTTCGACAACGTCCCGCACGTCAAGGTCTTCTGGGTGATGCACGGCGTCACCACCGCCCAACTGGCGCTCAGCCACGGCGCGGACGACATGGACGGCTCGGTGGTCGAGTACAAGATCACCCACGACGCGGACAACTTCGGCACCCCCAACAAGCTGGGCCGCGACGACCTGCTCCAGCTGATCCGGGACGCCGGCTTCCGCCCGGTCGAGCGCAACACCCGCTACGAGATCATCCGCGAGTACGACGGCCCGGACCTGCTGCGCCGGGAGACCCCGCAGGCGATGCGCCTCTGA
- a CDS encoding RNA ligase family protein, with product MRVPYPRTPHLPWSPGAAADDIRSGDLSGLAGAEVVVTEKLDGENTTLYPDGLHARSLDSGHHPSRAWVKGLQGRIGPRIPAGWRICGENLYARHSLAYTDLDSWFQGFSVWTDRDRCLGWDATVRFLHRLGVPTPRVLWRGRYEERAIRALKLDPERQEGYVVRTAAGFDRAEFGRRVAKWVRPHHVRTDTHWMHAAVVENGLGPNSALWHVRSGGTPDGAALAAALGRAPFTGLDEVTARLDALGRTGDARLDGVLAHALRAEHRPALLPALARPLGLPQARRIADLVGLHPRPARPYPDEHRRAGLTALTAAVDLGVLHAVAAAALPAAEPEVAWSALHAEDAGLLGPDPLGWLRTGLREALAGLDPDVRDRCWAHAREAYGLGRISTVEEAVAATWAWRDGRFPRLTHLCGPSGSGKSTHAATLPGTRISLDGLRAARGSRAEQRDNPELLREGLTALEAALADGGTAVWDATSLNRHQRAHVHAVAERRGALLTQVVTVVDEAELLRRNAVRPHPVPAGVLTAQLHRWSPPYPGQAHRTRYLDADGRVADSHGSLDAADGPEED from the coding sequence ATGCGCGTCCCCTACCCCCGGACCCCGCACCTCCCGTGGTCCCCGGGGGCGGCGGCCGACGACATCCGCAGCGGCGACCTCTCCGGCCTGGCCGGCGCCGAGGTGGTCGTCACCGAGAAGCTCGACGGCGAGAACACCACGCTCTACCCCGACGGCCTGCACGCCCGCTCGCTGGACTCCGGCCACCACCCCTCCCGCGCCTGGGTGAAGGGCCTGCAGGGCCGGATCGGCCCGCGGATCCCGGCCGGCTGGCGGATCTGCGGCGAGAACCTGTACGCCCGGCACTCGCTGGCCTACACCGACCTGGACAGCTGGTTCCAGGGCTTCTCGGTCTGGACCGACCGCGACCGCTGCCTCGGCTGGGACGCCACCGTCCGCTTCCTGCACCGCCTCGGCGTGCCCACCCCCCGGGTGCTGTGGCGCGGCCGCTACGAAGAGCGGGCGATCCGCGCGCTCAAGCTCGACCCCGAGCGCCAGGAAGGCTACGTGGTGCGCACCGCCGCGGGCTTCGACCGGGCCGAGTTCGGGCGCCGGGTCGCCAAGTGGGTCCGCCCGCACCACGTGCGCACCGACACCCACTGGATGCACGCCGCCGTGGTCGAGAACGGCCTCGGCCCGAACTCCGCGCTCTGGCACGTCCGTTCCGGCGGCACCCCGGACGGCGCCGCGCTCGCCGCCGCCCTCGGCCGCGCCCCGTTCACCGGCCTCGACGAGGTCACCGCCCGGCTCGACGCCCTCGGCCGCACCGGCGACGCCCGGCTCGACGGCGTCCTCGCCCACGCGCTGCGCGCCGAGCACCGCCCCGCCCTGCTGCCCGCGCTGGCCCGGCCGCTCGGCCTGCCGCAGGCCCGCCGGATCGCCGACCTGGTCGGCCTGCACCCCCGGCCCGCCCGGCCCTACCCCGACGAACACCGCCGGGCCGGACTCACCGCCCTCACCGCCGCCGTCGACCTCGGCGTGCTGCACGCCGTCGCCGCCGCCGCGCTGCCCGCCGCCGAGCCGGAGGTCGCCTGGTCCGCCCTGCACGCCGAGGACGCCGGACTGCTCGGCCCCGACCCGCTCGGCTGGCTGCGCACCGGCCTGCGCGAGGCCCTGGCCGGCCTCGACCCGGACGTCCGGGACCGGTGCTGGGCGCACGCCCGGGAGGCGTACGGGCTCGGCCGGATCTCCACCGTCGAGGAGGCCGTCGCCGCCACCTGGGCCTGGCGGGACGGCCGCTTCCCCCGGCTGACCCACCTGTGCGGCCCCTCCGGCAGCGGCAAGTCCACCCACGCGGCGACCCTGCCCGGCACCCGGATCTCGCTGGACGGACTGCGGGCCGCCCGCGGCTCCCGCGCCGAACAGCGTGACAACCCGGAACTCCTGCGAGAGGGTCTCACCGCGCTGGAGGCCGCCCTCGCCGACGGCGGCACCGCCGTCTGGGACGCCACCTCGCTCAACCGCCACCAGCGCGCCCACGTGCACGCCGTCGCCGAACGCCGCGGCGCGCTGCTCACCCAGGTGGTCACCGTCGTCGACGAGGCCGAACTGCTCCGCCGCAACGCCGTCCGCCCGCACCCCGTCCCCGCCGGGGTGCTCACCGCCCAACTGCACCGCTGGAGCCCGCCCTACCCCGGGCAGGCCCACCGCACCCGCTACCTCGACGCCGACGGCCGGGTGGCGGACAGCCACGGGTCCCTGGACGCCGCGGACGGACCGGAGGAGGACTGA
- a CDS encoding cyclase family protein has protein sequence MAAELVDLTHPVVSGMPVYPGDPGVELRAALTVEGEGVNVLAVHLGSQTGTHVDAPYHLDVRWPTLDGLPLELFTGPAVVVDLRSLPARGVVTAEHLAPALAVSGPGTVLLLATGWPRYWGTDRYFAHPYLAREAAEAVVAAGVRTVGIDALSVDPTPDPGPSDPEVASLLAELADEHDPEPEQATLAAHRVLLGPEGGGVIAENLTDLSALLEAQAAGRPVEVSLFPLRLTAADGAPVRAVARIG, from the coding sequence ATGGCAGCGGAGTTGGTGGATCTGACGCATCCGGTGGTGTCCGGGATGCCGGTGTATCCGGGGGATCCGGGGGTCGAGTTGCGGGCGGCGTTGACGGTGGAGGGGGAGGGGGTGAACGTGCTGGCGGTGCACCTGGGGTCGCAGACGGGGACGCACGTGGACGCGCCGTACCACCTGGACGTGCGGTGGCCGACCCTGGACGGGCTGCCGTTGGAGCTGTTCACCGGGCCCGCGGTGGTGGTGGACCTGCGGAGCCTGCCGGCCCGGGGGGTGGTGACGGCGGAGCACCTGGCGCCGGCGCTGGCGGTCTCGGGGCCGGGGACGGTGCTGCTGCTGGCGACGGGGTGGCCGCGGTACTGGGGGACGGACCGGTACTTCGCGCACCCGTACCTGGCGCGGGAGGCGGCGGAGGCCGTGGTGGCGGCGGGGGTGCGGACGGTGGGGATCGACGCGCTGTCGGTGGACCCGACGCCGGACCCGGGGCCGTCGGATCCGGAAGTGGCCAGTCTGCTGGCCGAGTTGGCGGACGAGCACGACCCGGAGCCGGAGCAGGCGACGCTGGCGGCGCACCGGGTGCTGCTGGGGCCGGAGGGCGGCGGGGTGATCGCGGAGAACCTGACCGACCTGTCGGCGCTGCTGGAGGCGCAGGCGGCGGGGCGGCCGGTGGAGGTGTCGCTGTTCCCGTTGCGGTTGACGGCGGCGGACGGGGCGCCGGTGCGGGCGGTGGCGCGGATCGGGTGA
- a CDS encoding Lrp/AsnC family transcriptional regulator has protein sequence MDSVDRQLIQALRENGRASYAELGRLVGLSGPSVTDRINRLEQAGVITGYRATVNPATLGYGVTALIGLQLTDAADHDDVSHRLKDLPEVEDCWFIAGDDSYMLKVRVPDVEGLESVVKRLSGTKGVARTRTTVVLSTKWENRVSELPLHLAE, from the coding sequence ATGGACTCTGTGGACAGACAGCTCATCCAGGCACTCCGGGAGAACGGCCGCGCCTCGTACGCCGAGCTGGGCCGCCTGGTGGGCCTGTCCGGGCCGAGCGTGACGGACCGGATCAACCGGCTGGAGCAGGCGGGCGTGATCACCGGCTACCGGGCGACGGTCAACCCGGCGACGCTCGGCTACGGCGTGACGGCCCTGATCGGCCTGCAGCTCACCGACGCGGCCGACCACGACGACGTCTCGCACCGGCTGAAGGACCTCCCGGAGGTGGAGGACTGCTGGTTCATCGCGGGCGACGACTCCTACATGCTGAAGGTCCGGGTGCCGGACGTGGAGGGCCTGGAGTCGGTGGTCAAGCGGCTGTCCGGTACCAAGGGGGTGGCCCGCACCCGCACCACGGTGGTGCTCTCCACCAAGTGGGAGAACCGGGTCAGCGAACTCCCGCTCCACCTCGCCGAATAG
- a CDS encoding VOC family protein: MIGTLQCVVLDCHYPAGLAQFYAALLGGEVDRPDPRWSLDEAWSTVHLPDGRVLGFQRVEDYRQPIWPDPAHPQQLHLDIDVADLAAAERGAVALGAEVKARHGRWTVLTDPAGHPFCLVPRRAD, from the coding sequence ATGATCGGCACACTGCAGTGCGTGGTACTGGACTGCCACTACCCGGCCGGACTGGCCCAGTTCTACGCCGCCCTGCTCGGCGGCGAAGTGGACCGGCCCGACCCGCGCTGGTCGCTCGACGAGGCCTGGTCCACCGTCCACCTGCCCGACGGCCGGGTGCTCGGCTTCCAGCGGGTCGAGGACTACCGCCAGCCGATCTGGCCCGACCCGGCCCACCCCCAGCAGCTCCACCTCGACATCGACGTCGCCGACCTCGCCGCGGCCGAGCGCGGGGCGGTCGCCCTCGGCGCCGAGGTCAAGGCCCGGCACGGGCGCTGGACGGTCCTCACCGACCCGGCCGGCCACCCGTTCTGCCTGGTCCCGCGCCGGGCCGACTGA
- a CDS encoding MOSC domain-containing protein, whose translation MPEIVGVVERLWRYPVKSAGGELLDSVEVEGRGLVGDRLYAVRDGAGKLGSGKNTRRFRRMDGLLRLSARLGPRIDVPELFDPLGMPVPDPDPFLRAYLEQEDVALAREDAVSHFDELPVSVLTTATLDWVAREVPSAVVDERRFRPNVLLRTPPGTPPFGEDGWFGREGRVKGGVRLAFARASARCAMVGAAQPGLPHAPEILKAVAHERDGELGALATVARPGLLRVGDVLALA comes from the coding sequence ATGCCTGAGATCGTCGGTGTGGTCGAGCGCTTGTGGCGCTATCCCGTGAAGTCCGCGGGCGGCGAGCTGCTCGACTCCGTCGAGGTGGAGGGGCGCGGCCTGGTCGGCGACCGGCTGTACGCGGTGCGCGACGGCGCCGGGAAGCTCGGGTCGGGGAAGAACACCCGGCGGTTCCGGCGGATGGACGGGCTGCTGCGGCTCAGCGCCCGGCTGGGGCCGCGGATCGACGTCCCGGAGCTGTTCGACCCGCTGGGGATGCCGGTGCCGGACCCGGACCCCTTCCTGCGCGCCTACCTGGAGCAGGAGGACGTGGCGCTGGCCCGCGAGGACGCGGTGTCGCACTTCGACGAGCTGCCGGTGAGCGTGCTGACCACCGCCACCCTGGACTGGGTCGCGCGGGAGGTGCCGTCGGCGGTGGTGGACGAGCGCCGGTTCCGGCCGAACGTGCTGCTGCGGACCCCGCCGGGGACGCCGCCGTTCGGCGAGGACGGGTGGTTCGGCCGGGAGGGCCGGGTGAAGGGCGGGGTGCGGCTGGCGTTCGCCCGGGCCAGCGCGCGGTGCGCGATGGTCGGGGCGGCGCAGCCGGGGCTGCCGCACGCGCCGGAGATCCTGAAGGCCGTCGCGCACGAGCGGGACGGCGAGCTGGGCGCGCTGGCGACGGTGGCGCGGCCGGGGCTGCTGCGGGTCGGGGACGTGCTCGCGCTGGCCTGA
- a CDS encoding threonine ammonia-lyase, whose product MTLVDLEDLRAAQRRIAGTAVRTPLLPCPWAEDGGRRLWLKPESLQPTGAFKIRGATNRLAALTDEERARGVVAQSSGNHAQAVAYAARRLGIKAVIVMPDTSPAVKIENTRSFGAEVVIVTAEERDTVPAELAAAHGYVWVPPYDDPYIVAGQGTVGLEIAEDAPDELDTVLVPVSGGGLISGTAAALKLACPGVRVIGVEPELAADAQQSLREGVRTAWPVADTYRTIADGLRTPSVGVLPFEHITAYVDDIVTVTEDEIRATVARLARRGRLVAEPSGAVAPAAYFHRAADLGGRVFAAVVSGGNLDPALLAELLAA is encoded by the coding sequence ATGACCCTGGTCGACCTGGAAGACCTGCGCGCCGCCCAGCGCCGGATCGCCGGCACGGCGGTGCGCACCCCGCTGCTGCCCTGCCCGTGGGCCGAGGACGGCGGGCGGCGGCTCTGGCTGAAGCCGGAGAGCCTCCAGCCGACCGGGGCGTTCAAGATCCGCGGGGCGACGAACCGGCTGGCCGCGCTCACCGACGAGGAGCGGGCCAGGGGAGTGGTGGCCCAGTCCAGCGGCAACCACGCCCAGGCGGTGGCGTACGCGGCGCGGCGGCTCGGCATCAAGGCGGTGATCGTGATGCCCGACACCTCGCCCGCCGTGAAGATCGAGAACACCCGCTCGTTCGGCGCCGAGGTGGTGATCGTGACCGCCGAGGAGCGCGACACCGTCCCGGCCGAGCTGGCCGCCGCGCACGGCTACGTCTGGGTGCCGCCGTACGACGACCCGTACATCGTGGCGGGCCAGGGCACGGTCGGCCTGGAGATCGCCGAGGACGCCCCGGACGAGCTGGACACCGTGCTGGTGCCGGTCTCCGGCGGCGGGCTGATCTCCGGGACGGCCGCCGCGCTCAAGCTGGCCTGCCCGGGTGTCCGGGTCATCGGCGTGGAGCCGGAGCTGGCGGCGGACGCGCAGCAGAGCCTGCGCGAGGGCGTCCGCACCGCCTGGCCGGTCGCCGACACCTACCGCACCATCGCCGACGGCCTGCGCACCCCGTCGGTGGGCGTCCTCCCGTTCGAGCACATCACCGCCTACGTGGACGACATCGTCACCGTCACCGAGGACGAGATCCGCGCCACCGTCGCCCGGCTGGCCCGCCGCGGCCGCCTGGTCGCCGAACCCTCCGGCGCGGTCGCCCCCGCCGCGTACTTCCACCGCGCCGCCGACCTGGGCGGACGGGTGTTCGCGGCGGTCGTCAGCGGCGGCAACCTCGACCCCGCCCTGCTGGCCGAACTGCTGGCTGCGTAG